Proteins from one Niallia circulans genomic window:
- a CDS encoding PRC-barrel domain-containing protein: MKNSAQIKGLPIISISNGQQEGKVHSLIVNPEKGSVDFLTIEQEEWQESVDAIPFKKVVGVGEYAVTIESAHAIMDLNEIPIASELVNKQITIIGANVITRKGELIGKVTEFLVDDDNGGEIKALLADVKNEEVLIEAELVLTYGKDIIVVKEEASASIKVAAPKEEAYAQETAVEAEELIEEISASSLKDMEEAERLQALKEKQVELLLNKKVVNDIYTNEGQLLLAKGTVLSLEDIENAQLAGPSVVIELSMNVEA; encoded by the coding sequence ATGAAAAACAGTGCACAAATTAAAGGATTGCCAATTATCAGCATTTCAAACGGACAACAAGAAGGAAAGGTTCATTCTCTTATTGTTAACCCGGAAAAAGGATCTGTTGATTTCTTGACTATTGAACAGGAAGAATGGCAAGAGAGTGTTGATGCTATTCCTTTCAAAAAGGTAGTTGGTGTCGGTGAGTATGCAGTAACGATAGAAAGTGCTCATGCCATTATGGATTTAAACGAGATTCCCATTGCCAGTGAGCTAGTGAATAAACAGATTACAATAATTGGCGCGAATGTCATCACTAGAAAAGGGGAGCTTATCGGCAAGGTAACCGAATTTTTGGTGGATGACGACAACGGCGGTGAAATTAAAGCGTTGCTGGCAGATGTGAAGAATGAGGAAGTGTTGATTGAGGCTGAGCTTGTTTTGACATACGGTAAAGACATCATCGTTGTAAAAGAAGAAGCATCTGCGAGCATTAAAGTGGCTGCTCCTAAAGAAGAAGCGTACGCACAAGAAACAGCTGTAGAAGCAGAGGAACTAATAGAGGAGATTTCCGCTTCCTCCCTTAAGGATATGGAAGAGGCAGAACGTCTTCAAGCATTAAAGGAAAAACAAGTAGAGCTATTGCTTAACAAGAAAGTAGTTAATGATATATACACAAATGAAGGCCAATTATTACTTGCTAAAGGTACTGTCCTGTCACTAGAGGATATTGAAAATGCTCAACTAGCAGGACCAAGCGTAGTAATTGAACTTTCAATGAATGTGGAAGCTTAA
- a CDS encoding vWA domain-containing protein, giving the protein MRRASRFSKFFILTMLSLLLIPLNANAASSAPTVNFTVTPSQSVIVKPANSPAQGSLDIRLSPEGKATNANRSPIDVAFIFDKSGSMDELGKNPYKFLSAKNAMSEAAAYFSQDPNKNDRFALIPFSSDVETDKVVTFPVVATPTTDNVKANLQTIKSKAKDLTAVGGTNYTQSIQKAMSMLTTGNNTSKKYIIFMTDGEPTSSKNVETFTDRVCQYKYFCYDKKVQDTVTYTIYTNNTATAVRSNGDVVSNSLNTVQTAIKSQVNEQVDALADNNIKMYSIGFGTNSEVDMSYLRNLSEKTGVTAQQASTDTIAKIFEDISQKVSTPTITTTVKINISKYANTVKLADNANATLDSSGNVVIKKDILFPINQNVNEPIDVSLPLTFSEKGTYTFDNITLEYTDLDGKMQQKTTSATITVKDDAPAGFQSSMTLSKVVNDLNSLVKTSNANDKTNYFNVNYSLKPTNLVNSTVTGKLKDLVIEQPLPAGVTIIPKDNVKQETRNGQNYAIMTLSDVSNYAKGSFSPSEITASMQLKVDWAVTNMTMPLATLNYTDSRFSYGSKTTIPAAKDMINMKVQLKENTANVYTGDAAGTIEKRDQATNTKKASTQDFKEDYGLQKIPVKDMVYKAGTNNQAIEITYNDDSKSYLYFTPDYDLTGTSSGTKYSSGAKVSEAVEAKLIQKVAGDDVVYSYKIDNGKDTTGWIKFDPSKAITIDKTGENKIYVKAEGGFANSQEITKTITIEHKVQSITVTPNPINITRGSTADFSIAINPNNATNKNLDISIGDTSIASILNGKYSIYGEKQGETELIVKTKDGSNLVVRIPVSVTDPYIALDEIKFTKPAYQVKVGEELPVTDNLIFNPSNATDKDIISVVAEKEGKVDVIEKGGEYYLVGKDVGYTNVTATAEEQRDKKTPSATTLIEVVKTKDTDDGNNGGSGNSTDGKW; this is encoded by the coding sequence ATGAGGAGAGCTTCACGTTTCAGCAAGTTTTTTATATTAACCATGCTGTCATTGCTGTTAATTCCATTAAATGCAAATGCGGCATCATCAGCTCCAACAGTTAACTTTACAGTGACACCGTCACAGAGTGTAATTGTTAAACCGGCAAACAGTCCGGCACAAGGCAGCTTGGATATACGTTTATCTCCGGAAGGAAAAGCGACAAATGCGAACCGTTCTCCAATTGATGTTGCTTTTATTTTCGATAAATCAGGTTCAATGGATGAGCTTGGAAAAAACCCGTATAAATTTTTAAGTGCAAAAAATGCTATGTCGGAAGCAGCAGCATATTTCAGTCAGGATCCGAATAAAAATGACCGATTTGCTCTAATCCCTTTTTCTTCAGATGTTGAAACAGATAAGGTTGTTACATTTCCTGTAGTGGCTACGCCAACTACAGATAATGTTAAAGCAAACCTGCAGACAATCAAAAGCAAGGCAAAGGACCTAACTGCTGTTGGCGGAACAAACTATACGCAATCCATCCAAAAGGCAATGAGTATGTTAACAACTGGGAATAACACTTCCAAGAAGTACATCATTTTTATGACGGATGGAGAACCAACGTCTTCCAAAAACGTGGAAACATTTACGGACAGAGTATGCCAATATAAATATTTTTGCTATGACAAAAAAGTTCAGGATACAGTCACGTACACTATTTACACAAACAATACAGCAACTGCCGTTCGTTCTAACGGAGATGTTGTTTCTAACAGCTTAAATACAGTGCAAACAGCAATTAAATCGCAAGTAAATGAACAGGTTGATGCACTTGCTGATAATAATATTAAGATGTATTCCATCGGCTTTGGGACAAATAGTGAAGTAGATATGAGTTATTTAAGAAACTTATCGGAAAAAACTGGTGTAACAGCACAGCAGGCTTCAACAGATACGATTGCGAAAATCTTTGAAGACATTTCACAAAAGGTTTCGACACCAACAATAACGACTACAGTTAAAATCAATATTTCTAAATATGCCAATACAGTTAAGTTGGCAGACAATGCAAATGCTACATTGGACAGCTCGGGTAATGTTGTCATTAAAAAGGATATCCTTTTCCCAATCAATCAAAATGTTAATGAACCGATAGATGTATCCCTTCCTTTGACATTTAGTGAGAAGGGGACATATACCTTTGATAATATAACGCTCGAATATACCGATTTAGACGGGAAAATGCAGCAAAAAACAACTTCTGCCACGATAACAGTAAAAGATGATGCACCTGCAGGCTTCCAGTCAAGTATGACATTATCTAAAGTCGTTAATGACTTAAACAGTTTAGTCAAAACAAGTAATGCAAATGATAAGACGAATTATTTCAATGTCAATTATTCCTTAAAACCAACAAACCTTGTGAATAGCACGGTTACCGGGAAATTAAAGGATTTAGTCATTGAACAGCCATTGCCTGCCGGTGTCACCATTATCCCTAAAGATAATGTGAAGCAAGAAACAAGAAACGGGCAGAATTACGCGATTATGACACTAAGTGATGTGTCCAATTATGCAAAAGGCAGCTTCTCACCATCAGAAATTACGGCTTCCATGCAGCTGAAGGTTGATTGGGCGGTCACCAATATGACAATGCCGCTTGCAACCTTGAATTATACAGATTCCCGTTTTTCATACGGTAGTAAAACAACCATCCCAGCTGCCAAAGATATGATTAACATGAAGGTGCAGCTAAAGGAAAACACTGCGAATGTGTACACGGGTGATGCAGCCGGAACCATTGAAAAAAGAGATCAAGCGACAAATACGAAAAAAGCAAGTACACAAGATTTTAAGGAAGATTACGGTCTGCAAAAAATACCAGTAAAAGATATGGTTTATAAAGCAGGCACAAACAATCAAGCAATTGAAATCACTTATAATGATGACAGTAAATCGTATTTGTACTTCACACCAGATTATGATTTGACAGGAACATCATCAGGCACAAAATATTCAAGTGGAGCCAAAGTTTCAGAAGCTGTGGAAGCGAAGCTTATCCAAAAAGTAGCCGGTGATGATGTTGTATATTCTTATAAGATTGATAATGGCAAAGACACGACAGGCTGGATTAAGTTTGATCCAAGTAAAGCCATCACAATAGACAAAACAGGTGAAAATAAGATTTATGTGAAGGCAGAAGGCGGATTTGCTAACAGCCAAGAAATCACTAAAACTATTACGATTGAGCATAAAGTTCAATCCATCACGGTAACTCCAAATCCGATTAACATTACAAGGGGCAGCACGGCAGATTTCTCTATTGCTATCAATCCAAATAATGCGACAAACAAGAACTTAGATATTAGTATTGGAGATACATCGATAGCTAGTATTCTTAATGGCAAGTACAGCATATATGGCGAGAAGCAAGGTGAAACAGAGCTTATTGTCAAAACAAAGGACGGTTCAAACCTTGTGGTGAGAATACCAGTTTCTGTGACAGATCCGTATATTGCTCTTGATGAAATTAAATTCACGAAACCAGCCTATCAAGTTAAGGTTGGCGAAGAGCTGCCAGTAACAGACAATCTGATATTTAATCCAAGCAACGCGACAGATAAAGATATCATTAGTGTTGTGGCAGAGAAAGAAGGTAAAGTGGACGTCATTGAAAAAGGCGGCGAGTATTACCTTGTAGGTAAAGATGTAGGCTATACAAATGTGACAGCAACAGCAGAAGAACAAAGAGATAAGAAAACGCCAAGTGCAACCACATTAATTGAAGTTGTTAAAACTAAAGATACAGATGACGGCAATAATGGCGGGTCTGGAAACAGCACGGATGGTAAATGGTAA
- a CDS encoding PulJ/GspJ family protein: MKILDEKGLTLMEVLAVLAITAIVLPVIYGVFHTGINLFNKIQIEGQIRDDADYAVSMMMNSFNSTPFDYVQMQGKSVQLVDSEQTAITENQKDNSTFYSYSKAKTDKTTTRSIEFVPTTVDGKTITSVSIDGKALESNGDFSNSEIKLQCSETDKTNSDTCLHGVIYVDFVINNEKLNKPLTLKSQFGF; this comes from the coding sequence GTGAAGATCTTAGATGAAAAAGGGCTTACCTTGATGGAGGTACTTGCGGTTCTTGCCATAACAGCAATCGTATTGCCAGTTATTTATGGAGTTTTCCATACCGGAATAAATCTTTTTAATAAAATCCAAATTGAAGGTCAGATTCGTGATGATGCAGACTATGCCGTGTCAATGATGATGAATTCCTTTAACAGCACCCCTTTTGATTATGTACAAATGCAGGGAAAAAGTGTTCAACTCGTTGATTCCGAACAGACTGCAATTACAGAAAATCAAAAGGATAACTCTACTTTCTATTCTTACAGCAAAGCGAAAACAGACAAAACCACAACAAGATCAATTGAGTTTGTCCCAACTACAGTGGATGGTAAAACCATTACTTCTGTTTCCATTGATGGCAAAGCATTGGAAAGCAACGGAGATTTCAGCAATTCGGAGATAAAGCTGCAATGCAGCGAAACCGATAAAACAAATAGTGACACATGCCTTCATGGCGTCATATATGTCGACTTTGTTATCAATAACGAAAAACTTAACAAGCCACTAACACTAAAAAGCCAGTTTGGCTTTTAA
- a CDS encoding IS3 family transposase (programmed frameshift), whose amino-acid sequence MSRKFYSAEEKYEIVKAFDESLSSLKVASIYKVHHATVLEWKYKFDTFGLEGLKESSAWKKYSEELKLSAIKEYLSGGSSIREVSRMYEISHPSVLRSWIRKYNSHSELKDASQERTGSMTNESKLTWEERLHIVLDCLGNGKNYQEAADTYQVSYQQVYHWVKKYEDGGEEALKDRRGKRKEESKLTPEEKFKLQMKKLERENERLRAENLYLKKLGGDRKEEKIKPIRFEDKYIAIQELHREENISISLLCEIVKIARSAYYKWLNRLPTSQDLLNEKIIKEMKILHEKVDSTFGYRQMTLHMNRQFKEKLNHKRIYRLMKVAGLRSIIRIKKKRYKHFTPKQVAENRLNREFTAEKPNEKWVTDVTEFKYGQSRKAYLSAIRDLYDGSIVSFVIGHSNNNRLVFKTLDQATALLLEEEHPLIHSDRGYQYTSKGFKQRIDAAKMTQSMSRVGRCIDNGPMESFWGTLKCEKYYIHKYKTFEELEHAIEEYIHFYNYERYQKRLNGLSPMEYRAQAV is encoded by the exons ATGTCTCGAAAGTTTTACTCTGCAGAAGAAAAATATGAAATAGTGAAGGCGTTTGATGAATCACTTTCTTCACTTAAAGTGGCATCCATTTATAAAGTACATCATGCCACCGTTTTGGAATGGAAATATAAGTTTGATACCTTTGGCTTAGAAGGATTAAAGGAGTCTTCCGCATGGAAAAAATATTCGGAAGAACTAAAGTTATCCGCCATAAAAGAGTATTTGTCCGGTGGTTCTTCGATTCGTGAGGTTTCTAGAATGTATGAAATATCCCATCCCTCTGTCCTCAGAAGTTGGATTAGGAAGTATAATAGTCATAGTGAATTAAAAGATGCGTCACAAGAAAGGACGGGCTCTATGACTAATGAAAGCAAACTAACTTGGGAAGAACGATTACATATTGTACTTGATTGCTTGGGGAACGGAAAAAATTATCAAGAAGCAGCGGATACGTATCAAGTTTCTTATCAACAAGTTTATCACTGGGTAAAGAAGTATGAAGATGGCGGAGAAGAAGCGTTGAAAGATAGACGTGGTAAAAGGAAAGAGGAATCAAAGCTAACTCCAGAAGAAAAATTCAAGCTTCAAATGAAAAAGCTAGAAAGAGAAAATGAACGGTTGCGTGCGGAGAATTTGTATTTAAAAAAGTTGG GAGGAGATAGAAAGGAGGAGAAAATAAAGCCTATCCGATTCGAGGATAAATATATCGCTATCCAGGAGCTTCATAGGGAAGAAAACATAAGTATTTCTTTACTTTGTGAAATAGTCAAAATAGCACGATCCGCCTATTATAAATGGCTGAATCGTCTCCCTACTTCCCAGGATTTACTGAATGAAAAAATCATAAAAGAAATGAAGATTCTTCATGAAAAAGTGGATAGTACCTTCGGTTATCGTCAAATGACGCTTCACATGAATAGACAGTTTAAAGAGAAACTTAATCATAAAAGAATCTATCGACTAATGAAAGTGGCGGGCTTACGCTCGATTATCCGCATCAAGAAGAAACGTTATAAACACTTTACTCCTAAACAGGTGGCGGAAAATAGACTAAATCGAGAATTTACTGCGGAGAAACCAAATGAAAAATGGGTTACAGATGTAACGGAATTTAAGTATGGCCAATCAAGGAAGGCTTATTTAAGTGCAATTCGTGACCTTTATGATGGCTCCATTGTAAGTTTTGTTATAGGACATTCCAATAATAATAGACTTGTATTTAAGACGCTAGACCAAGCAACTGCACTATTATTAGAGGAGGAACATCCACTTATCCATAGTGATCGTGGGTATCAATATACCTCCAAAGGATTTAAGCAAAGGATAGATGCGGCGAAAATGACGCAGAGTATGTCAAGAGTTGGTCGGTGTATTGATAATGGACCGATGGAATCTTTTTGGGGAACACTGAAATGTGAGAAGTATTATATACATAAATATAAGACATTTGAGGAACTTGAACATGCGATAGAGGAGTATATTCATTTTTATAATTATGAAAGATATCAAAAACGATTAAACGGCTTAAGCCCTATGGAATATAGAGCTCAAGCTGTTTAA
- a CDS encoding G5 domain-containing protein translates to MKNIQAAKLFAAILFATSFIFSFSQFGTKAYSNLFQSNDGYEEHTTIAGIDVSGMNQQEALSALSEKQSEWEKNTTIQLKYKEKTVDFDLSQFAFQLKDSVASIKQGVDNNVIVSLDLQEMESFLTSVSAELTTDNAFYLSRLNDSLVGMAASLQSGNQLIDLNEYRISKDEKTAKLSEATVDTDDQKNSLKKWVKQFPTITIKPQTTISLLEWMKENNGDAYSDKVLSIVATAVHTSILPTNFTISERYLSNTLPAFAELGYEAKVNKKQNMDYRFYNPNEETYTLSFEMVNNKLYVSLNGAKFLYDYKVLLSDKETFTPKTVLQFDPSLSLNETRVVEEGADGLYIKVYRESKNENGEIVKKELISEDFYAPVNKAIAHSLLVEEDVTIDSDETSTEEESASNATTDSDSEASETDESAADTEESTDKSTDTTDADKTTTTTNNTEETADSGTTK, encoded by the coding sequence ATGAAAAACATCCAAGCTGCAAAGCTATTTGCCGCAATTTTGTTCGCCACTTCCTTTATTTTTAGTTTTTCCCAGTTCGGGACAAAGGCTTACAGTAATCTTTTTCAGAGTAATGACGGATATGAAGAGCATACAACAATTGCTGGCATCGATGTTTCTGGGATGAACCAACAGGAAGCCTTAAGTGCTTTAAGTGAAAAGCAGTCAGAATGGGAGAAAAACACGACGATTCAATTGAAATACAAGGAAAAGACCGTAGACTTTGATTTAAGTCAATTTGCTTTTCAATTAAAGGATTCTGTTGCCTCCATCAAACAAGGGGTTGACAATAATGTCATCGTCTCCCTTGACTTGCAAGAGATGGAGAGCTTTCTTACATCTGTATCTGCCGAACTGACAACTGATAATGCTTTTTATTTGTCTCGCTTAAACGATAGTTTAGTAGGAATGGCGGCAAGCTTGCAATCTGGCAATCAATTGATCGACTTAAATGAATACAGAATCAGCAAGGATGAAAAGACTGCCAAATTATCGGAGGCTACAGTGGACACTGATGACCAGAAAAACAGTTTGAAAAAATGGGTCAAGCAGTTTCCTACAATAACGATAAAACCGCAAACAACGATTTCCTTGCTCGAGTGGATGAAGGAAAACAATGGTGACGCCTATTCTGATAAAGTGCTGAGTATCGTGGCTACTGCGGTTCACACTAGCATTTTGCCAACGAATTTCACCATTTCAGAAAGGTATTTAAGCAACACCCTGCCTGCATTTGCTGAGCTAGGCTATGAAGCAAAAGTGAATAAAAAACAAAATATGGATTATCGTTTCTATAATCCAAATGAAGAAACATATACACTTTCGTTTGAGATGGTCAATAACAAGCTGTATGTAAGCTTAAATGGGGCAAAATTCTTGTATGACTATAAAGTGCTTTTATCTGACAAAGAGACATTTACGCCAAAAACGGTCCTTCAGTTTGACCCTAGCTTAAGTTTGAATGAAACAAGGGTCGTAGAAGAGGGCGCCGATGGACTTTATATAAAGGTATATCGAGAGTCTAAGAACGAAAATGGGGAAATTGTCAAAAAAGAATTAATTAGTGAAGATTTTTATGCTCCAGTTAATAAGGCGATTGCACATAGTCTCCTTGTTGAAGAGGACGTGACAATTGATTCTGATGAAACCAGTACAGAAGAAGAGTCAGCTAGTAATGCAACGACAGATTCCGACTCAGAAGCATCAGAAACGGATGAAAGCGCAGCGGACACAGAAGAGAGTACTGACAAATCGACTGACACTACAGATGCTGACAAGACTACAACTACAACAAATAATACGGAAGAAACTGCGGACAGCGGAACGACAAAATAA
- a CDS encoding sensor domain-containing diguanylate cyclase, with product MKHLVKSSTKKIIWAIWIVLIPVGLWLTYHLFPPDIAGEYGDLLAFLIFMAIVASMPMVINGVPVFFLQWATISVFLIFGLFVEMVLVQIALLTLMLQMRLDKKSLFRLPMNSAMFLIVSFLSGVLYYSLGGSHGTDLLFHVDTFLLILFYPLIYFILNAFILYCIDRLVYKRKTSFFTKDSMWEFFTTLITYPVGFALYIMYLDIGLMALILIGIPFICLSVVLKQYHSSQTINSYLKKIAEIGHQLSQTLFVKETINLFIDNIFELIKVDVVYVDQVNSKNELESIARVEKQKRLPIFSDVLKENEGIIGRVLAAKKPAVFHKREDWEELNKGFMPDYIESVLCMPIIKNNSVIGILLLGSVQKKAFAHMKLMILDLLCTQFAVALDNARYFEKTKENSERCALTKLYNYRYFEQHLTAKFAEMDQNLIKDLTVIMLDIDHFKSINDTYGHQAGNEILMEFADRVERLIGKHGVVARYGGEEFVILLENTPMEEAQEIAEFLRKMIETRSFSIKQNMDEKQSELQVNITASLGLASAPMHADEAMALIRHADRALYVGAKRAGRNRVACYMK from the coding sequence GTGAAACACTTGGTTAAATCATCTACTAAAAAAATAATATGGGCAATTTGGATTGTGCTTATCCCTGTTGGGCTATGGCTGACATATCATCTTTTTCCACCAGACATAGCAGGGGAGTATGGTGATTTGCTGGCGTTTTTAATCTTTATGGCTATTGTTGCAAGCATGCCGATGGTCATTAATGGTGTCCCTGTTTTTTTCCTGCAGTGGGCAACCATTTCTGTTTTTTTAATATTCGGTTTATTTGTCGAGATGGTGCTTGTGCAAATAGCTCTGCTCACCTTGATGCTGCAAATGCGTCTTGATAAAAAGTCCCTATTTCGATTGCCGATGAACTCTGCTATGTTTTTAATTGTGTCATTTCTGAGCGGTGTTTTGTATTATAGTCTCGGCGGAAGTCATGGAACAGATCTGCTGTTTCATGTTGATACCTTTTTACTTATTCTTTTTTACCCGCTTATTTATTTTATATTAAACGCGTTTATCCTTTATTGTATTGACCGGTTAGTATATAAGAGGAAAACAAGCTTCTTTACGAAAGACAGTATGTGGGAATTTTTTACGACACTTATCACCTATCCTGTAGGCTTTGCGCTGTACATTATGTATTTGGATATTGGCTTAATGGCACTTATTCTTATTGGAATTCCGTTTATATGCCTATCTGTTGTGCTGAAACAGTATCATTCTAGCCAAACAATTAACAGCTACTTAAAGAAAATAGCTGAAATCGGTCATCAATTGTCACAAACTTTGTTTGTGAAGGAAACAATTAATTTGTTTATTGATAATATATTTGAGCTGATTAAGGTTGATGTTGTCTATGTAGACCAGGTTAACAGCAAAAATGAACTAGAGTCGATTGCAAGAGTGGAAAAACAAAAGCGGCTTCCGATTTTCTCTGATGTGTTAAAGGAAAATGAAGGAATTATTGGCAGAGTGCTCGCCGCTAAAAAGCCGGCTGTCTTCCATAAACGGGAGGACTGGGAAGAATTGAATAAAGGGTTTATGCCAGATTATATTGAAAGTGTATTGTGCATGCCAATCATAAAAAACAATTCAGTTATCGGCATTCTCCTGTTAGGAAGCGTTCAGAAAAAGGCGTTTGCCCATATGAAGCTGATGATACTAGACTTGCTATGCACTCAATTTGCAGTTGCGCTTGATAATGCAAGATACTTCGAGAAAACAAAGGAAAACAGTGAACGCTGTGCACTGACAAAGCTTTATAATTACCGATACTTTGAGCAGCATTTAACAGCTAAGTTTGCGGAGATGGATCAAAACCTTATTAAAGACTTAACTGTCATCATGCTTGATATTGATCATTTTAAATCCATTAATGACACGTATGGCCATCAGGCAGGTAATGAAATTTTAATGGAATTTGCGGACAGAGTAGAGAGATTAATTGGCAAGCATGGCGTTGTAGCAAGATATGGGGGCGAGGAATTCGTGATTCTTCTTGAAAATACGCCAATGGAGGAAGCCCAAGAAATTGCCGAATTTTTAAGGAAAATGATTGAAACTCGATCTTTTTCAATTAAACAGAATATGGATGAAAAGCAAAGCGAATTGCAAGTTAACATAACAGCATCATTAGGGCTTGCAAGTGCTCCTATGCATGCCGATGAAGCGATGGCATTAATCAGGCATGCAGACAGAGCGCTTTATGTTGGAGCAAAACGAGCAGGCCGAAACCGAGTCGCATGTTATATGAAATAG
- a CDS encoding type IV pilus modification PilV family protein, which translates to MKFFKILSSSKGLTLIEVLVSLTILSIILLGIMNFFNQAYSYTNSNQKKTAAVNVARNALTFMEQSTGTNSFIAIRERLEKNEKSSGTLQICNNEYKLIWKGDATPTDCSPVTINNIPYHVSIVPTLDKKYTDYFIPLTVKVDWKVNKREYTTSVEGAIKSEDLR; encoded by the coding sequence ATGAAATTTTTTAAGATATTATCTAGTTCAAAAGGATTAACTTTAATTGAAGTACTTGTTTCCCTAACTATATTGAGCATTATTTTATTAGGTATAATGAACTTTTTTAATCAAGCCTATTCGTATACAAATTCTAATCAAAAAAAGACTGCAGCAGTAAACGTCGCCAGAAATGCTTTAACGTTTATGGAACAGTCTACAGGAACGAATTCATTTATAGCGATAAGAGAACGGTTAGAGAAAAATGAAAAATCCTCTGGAACTTTACAAATATGCAATAACGAATACAAGCTAATATGGAAGGGCGATGCTACACCTACAGACTGCAGCCCGGTAACGATTAATAATATTCCCTATCATGTTTCTATTGTTCCAACGCTGGACAAAAAGTATACAGACTATTTCATCCCTTTAACGGTTAAAGTTGATTGGAAAGTCAATAAGCGAGAATATACAACTTCTGTTGAGGGGGCAATTAAAAGTGAAGATCTTAGATGA